The following nucleotide sequence is from Tardiphaga alba.
ACGCTGACTTCGCCCAGCGCACCGTCGGTGGTCGAGTAACCGCCCGACACCGAGAAGTCACCCGTCGACTTTTCTTCCAGATCGACAACCAGGATCACGCGATCGCCGGATGAACCGGGCTCGGTGGTGATCTTCACGCTCTTGAAGAAGTCGAGATTCTTCAGGCGGCGTTCGGCGCGATCGACCAGCGCACGGTTATAGGCATCGCCTTCCGAGACGTCGAATTCACGGCGAATGACATAGTCACGGGTACGGGTGTTGCCGCGGACATTGATGCGCTCGATGTAAACGCGCGGACCTTCCTCGATCGAATAACCGATCGAGACCGTGTGCTGTTCAAAGTTACGATCGCCGCGCGGACGAACCACGGCGAAGGCGTAGCCGCGACGCGACATTTCGATCTGCATTTCCTCGACCGACTTCTCCAGCGCTTCCGCGTTGTAGAGCGAGCCGACGCCAACGCGCGAGAACGAGCGCAGCGAGGTGGGATCGAAGTTCGGGATGGTCGACGAGAAATCGACATTGGCGACGCGGTACTGCTGGCCTTCTTCGATCTTGAAGGTGACCAGGAAGCCCTTCTGACCCGGATCGTACTCGGTCAGCGCAGCAACAACCTGCACATCGGCAAAGCCGTTCTTCAGGTAGTAGCGACGGATCAGGTCGCGGTCGGCTTCGACGCGATCCGGATCATAGATGTCGCCCGAACCCAAGAAGCTGAGGAAGTTCGACTCGCGGGTCTTGATCACGTCCTTGAGGCGATAGGACGAGTAATAGTTGTTGCCGATGAATTCGATCGACTTCACGCCGGTCTTCGCGCCTTCGTTGATCGTGAAGATCAGATCGACGCGGTTGTTCGGCTGCTCGATGATTTCCGGGGTGACGCTGACGTCATAGCGGCCGGAACGGCGATAGATTTCGGAGATGCGCTGGGCGTCGGACTGCACCATCGGACGCGAAAGCGTACCGCGGGCCTTCGACTGCACTTCGGCGTTGAGCTGATCGTCCTTGACCTTCTTGTTTCCTTCGAAGGCAACGCGGCCGATCACCGGGTTCTCGACCACAGTCACCACGATGCGTCCACCAGCGGGGCTGACGCGCACGTCCTGGAACAGACCGGTCTCGATCAGCAGCTTGAGGCCGTCGTCGAGGACGCCCTGATCCAGACGACCGCTCGGGCCCGGACGGAAATAAGAGCGGATGGTTTCGACATCCACGCGGCGATTGCCCTCAACGGTGATCGACGCGACGGTCTGCGCAACCGCAGCTGTCGGAAGAAGCGCAGCCGTCACCGAAGCGGCGACCGGCATGGCAATCATGATCGAAGCAGCAAACAAACCGCCCCGGAAACCCCGCAATCCAAAAATCATGCGCCAAGCGCCCTTATCATTCCAGTACCGCCGGCCCGCACCCCTACGGACAGACAGAATCCCTTGAGTTGCCCAGCTTGTAGCCAATTTTACCCCAGTGGCAAACGACCATTCGCCGAAGTTTTCTAATTTCATTCCAAGACGTTGCCTTCCGGCCACGTTATCCCCGCTCCGGACATCACCAGACATCATGACCCGGCAAGGTGAAGAATGTCGTTATAGGTCGCGAAAACCATCAACATCAGCACCAAACCCAGCCCAATCCGGAACCCCATCTCCTGTGCGCGTTCGGACAGTGGACGACCGCGCACCGCCTCCACGGCATAGAACAGAAGATGTCCGCCGTCGAGCAATGGAACTGGAAACAGGTTAAGAAGGCCGATGGAGATCGACAGGACCGCGGCCAGATGGATCAGCGCGGTCAGGCCGATAGTGGCCACCTGCCCCGAGATCTGGGCGATTCGCATCGGACCGCCGATCTGGTCGGCCGCCTCGCGGCCGGTGAAGACACCGCCGATATAGGAGAAGGTGCGGTCAACGACGAACCAGGTCTCCTTGACGCCGAGCACCAGCGCGGTGGCCGGATCGACCCGTTCGGTGGTCGCCTCACCCGCCGTGGTGGCGCGGGTGATACCGAGCACGCCAAGGCGGTGCACATTACCGAAACTGTCCTTTACCTCGCGCTGCTCAGGCGTCGCCTTGAGATCGACATTGGCATCGCCGCGCTTGACCGTGACGGAAAGCTGCTCGCCGGCGCTGATGCCGACAATCCGCTGCATGTCGGAGAAGCTGGTGATCGGCTTGCCGTTGATCGAGGCAATCACGTCGCCGGACTGAAAGCCGGCCTTCTCGGCGGCGCTGCCGGCCTGGATGCTGTCCACCTTGGCGGTGGTGCTCGGCTTGCCGAAGAAGGTGAACAGGCAGGTGAAGATAACGATGGCGAGCAGGAAATTCGCGATCGGGCCGGCGGCAACGATCGCCGCGCGCTGACCGACGCGCTTGTGGTGGAAGGCGTCCTTGCGCTCGGACACCGTCATATTCTGCAGCGCTTCGGCCGACGGCGTCGAAGCTTCGCTCTCGTCACCGAAGAATTTGACATAGCCGCCGAGCGGAATCGCCGAAATTTTCCAGCGCGTTCCGTGGCGGTCGTTGAAGCCGGCGAGTTCGGGACCGAAGCCGAGCGAGAAGGTCAGGACCTTAA
It contains:
- the rseP gene encoding RIP metalloprotease RseP, with translation MFDFLQHGFTTLSHGLIGYIIPFLFVLTIVVFFHELGHFLVARWNGVKVLTFSLGFGPELAGFNDRHGTRWKISAIPLGGYVKFFGDESEASTPSAEALQNMTVSERKDAFHHKRVGQRAAIVAAGPIANFLLAIVIFTCLFTFFGKPSTTAKVDSIQAGSAAEKAGFQSGDVIASINGKPITSFSDMQRIVGISAGEQLSVTVKRGDANVDLKATPEQREVKDSFGNVHRLGVLGITRATTAGEATTERVDPATALVLGVKETWFVVDRTFSYIGGVFTGREAADQIGGPMRIAQISGQVATIGLTALIHLAAVLSISIGLLNLFPVPLLDGGHLLFYAVEAVRGRPLSERAQEMGFRIGLGLVLMLMVFATYNDILHLAGS
- the bamA gene encoding outer membrane protein assembly factor BamA — translated: MIFGLRGFRGGLFAASIMIAMPVAASVTAALLPTAAVAQTVASITVEGNRRVDVETIRSYFRPGPSGRLDQGVLDDGLKLLIETGLFQDVRVSPAGGRIVVTVVENPVIGRVAFEGNKKVKDDQLNAEVQSKARGTLSRPMVQSDAQRISEIYRRSGRYDVSVTPEIIEQPNNRVDLIFTINEGAKTGVKSIEFIGNNYYSSYRLKDVIKTRESNFLSFLGSGDIYDPDRVEADRDLIRRYYLKNGFADVQVVAALTEYDPGQKGFLVTFKIEEGQQYRVANVDFSSTIPNFDPTSLRSFSRVGVGSLYNAEALEKSVEEMQIEMSRRGYAFAVVRPRGDRNFEQHTVSIGYSIEEGPRVYIERINVRGNTRTRDYVIRREFDVSEGDAYNRALVDRAERRLKNLDFFKSVKITTEPGSSGDRVILVVDLEEKSTGDFSVSGGYSTTDGALGEVSVSERNFLGRGLFAKASVQYGQYARGYSLSFVEPYLLDYRVALGLDFFYREQLSNQYISYNTKTMGFSPRLGFQLREDLALQLRYSIFQQEISLPAQLANCNNTIPNNGTNTPGYINQQNGIGTVQPGNAGTWGCYADGESSLPVRRELANGKALTSMVGYTLNYNTLDNNKNPTDGLLIEFKQDYAGVGGDVSYLKSTFDAKYYTPLVADIVGLLRVQGGMLNEVGKDIRMLDHFQMGPNLVRGFAQNGIGPRDISYVALGSYGDALGGTKYWGASAELQMPFWFLPKEVGIKGALYADAGGLWDYKGPTTWAQTGEIQSFKAGSTPGVCVPASQTSVGSCTGMTYDDGNQVRSSVGVGLIWQSPFGPLRFDYAVPLTKGAYDRVQQFRFGGGTSF